TGAACGACCCGTACTTCATCGAGAAGAAACTGTACCCGAACGTGGACTTCTACTCCGGTATCATCCTGAAAGCGATGGGGATTCCGTCTTCCATGTTCACCGTTATCTTCGCGATGGCGCGTACCGTGGGCTGGATTGCACACTGGAACGAAATGCACGACGACGGCATCAAAATTGCCCGTCCACGTCAGCTGTACACCGGCTACGACAAACGTGACTTTGCATCCAATCTGAAACACGATTAATCCATTCCGCACGCATAAAAAAGGCCGGATTTTCCGGCCTTTGTTACAATTGCACTAAAGGGATGACTTACAACCTAAACTTTGCGTGAATCGCAATAAATAACCATCCGGATCCTGTACCAGAAAATTACTTTCCCCGTGATACACCTCATGATCGCGATACCAGCACGTATCCACCGGCCTGCGTAGCGTATAGCCAGCACGTTCAATCGCCGCCGCCAGCACCTGAACATCCGGGCACTCAATCGATAAATTCATACCGCGGCCAAACGGCGGTTCTAGCGGTTCCACACGCCAGGGCGATTCGATTAAGTAATCCTGTTCCAGCATCAGTTGGCTCCCATGAAATGAAAGGAATGCGAACTTATCTTCAGGCCTGTCGTACTCAATCTGAAATCCCAAAACATGGCAATAAAACGCCAGACTCTTTTGTAAGTCAGAGACAATCATTTCTGGAATTAACGTATTCATCTTGCGCATAAATAACTCACATTATTACTTCTGGCAGTGCGAGCACCAATAGAACGGGCGTGATGACAGCATCGTTCTTTCGATGATCCCGCCGCAGCGCTCGCAGCGTTCCCCTTCTCGATGGAAAACCTTGAACGAAAAAATCGCCCCGTGATGTCGATCCTCATCAACGGTACCGCGCGTGTTGTAGGACAAACGGGGAATCTCCAGCAGCGCTCGACTTAACGTCTGTAACTGTTCCTCATTCAACTGCGCTGCCGTGTGTTGCGGCGCAAGCTGTGCCTGCCAGAGAATCTCGACGCGCAGATAATTCCCCAGACCGGCGAGAAAAGCCTGATCCAGCAGCAGCCCACTGAACTGGCGACGGCGAAAGCGCGGTAATAACAGACGCTCACACACCTGTTCTGGCGTCAGAGAGAGATCCAAAACATCAGGGCCAATACGTTGCAGGAAAGGATGCGTCGAGAGCGTCTCCGGCGTCAGCATTTCAATATCGGACGCACTGTAAAGCAGAATAGCGCGATCCTGCGTTTCCAGCCGGACACGCAAATCCCGTTTCGTTTCCGGCGATTCACCAGCATTCACGACTCGCCACACGCCATACAGTTGGTTGTGGCTATACAATACCCGATCGTTGCTAAAATAGGTCAGCAGCGCCTTCCCGTGCGTGTCGATCTGCCTGACCTGCTGCCCGACCAATTCTGTCTCGTATGGCTTCAGTTCTGGAAATGCAAACCAGACACGCGTCAGCGTTTTTCCCACAACGGCCTCGACCAGTTTATCGGCCGCCCGGCGAATTTCCGGTCCTTCCGGCATACCTTACTCCCTGAAAATCATGCGTATTGCGCGATTAGCCACACTAGTGCAGAGCACCGCCAGTCACCGCCACATCAACCTGCTGCACCAGCGACTGCTTGATCATCACCTCCAGCGCCGCCGTGACTAACGGCGTGGGCATGCTCGGTTCACCGGGATGTCGCGCGGCCTGCTCCGGCGAATAGGGAATGTGAACGAACCCGCCACGAACCACATCGCCCTGTTGATGTAACTGATGTAAAAGCCCGTACATCACATGGTTGCAGACAAACGTGCCTGCGGTTTGCGATACCGAGGCGGGAATGCCCGCTGCACGCAATGCCTGTACCAGCGCTTTCACTGGCAGCGTCGAGAAATACGCCGCGGGACCCTTTTCCACCACGGGCGTATCAATCGGCTGGTTACCTCGGTTATCGGCAATGCGGGCATCATTAATATTAATCGCCACGCGTTCGACAGAAATATCAGCACGGCCGCCTGCCTGCCCTACCGCGATCACCACTTCCGGCTGCCATTCGGCTATCGCGCGGTAAAGCTGTTCCAGCGACAGGTCGAAGACGCAAGATAAACGGCAGGCCACTACGCGCGCACCGCCAACTTCCCGCTGATGAAGGACTTTTACCGCTTCCCAGGAGGGATTAATCGCTTCGCCTTCAAAAGGCTCAAACGCCGTGATCAAAACGGTTTTCATCGGTTTCCCCGTCATATAAAAAGTAATGATTATGCCGCAGCAACAGCGATCTGATGCTGGCTAAAACAGTGTCGCAGCTTGCGGGCAAACAACAGCGCGTGTTGTCCATCGCCGTGAATACACACGGTATCCGCCTGCACGTTCACCCAGGAACCGTCAATCGCTCTGACCCGCTGACGTTGAATCATCTCCAGCGTTTGCGCCAGCGCCAGTTCATCGCTGTTAATCAATGCCCCCGCCTGAGTGCGCGGCACCAGCGATCCGTCAGGCAGATAGCAGCGGTCGGCAAACACTTCCTGACGCGTATCCAGTCCCAGTCGTTGTCCGGCACGAATTAACTCGCTCCCCGCCAGCCCGACTAAGCGTAACGCTGGATTCACTACTTTCACCGCCTTGGCTATCGCATCGGCCAGTGCCGGTTCACATGCCGCCTGATTGTAAAGCATGCCGTGAGGCTTAACATGCGACAGCGTGCCGCCTTCAGCGGCGACAATCGCGCTGAGTGCGCCAAGCTGATACACCACCTGTGCAAAGACAATTTCCGCGGGCACATTCATCGCCTTGCGGCCAAAATTTTCACGATCGGGAAAACTCGGATGTGCACCCAGTGCGACGCCATAGCCGATTCCCCAACGCACGGACTGACGCATGGTTTGTGCATCACCGGCATGAAACCCACAGGCAATATTGGCAGAGGTCACCAGCTTGAGTAGCGCTTCGTCGTTCTCACTGCCTTCGCCCAGATCGGCATTCAGATCAATAATCATGCAGCCTCCACGCCAGCTGTTCGAGGTAACGTCGCTGTTCTTCGGCCGCTTTTTGCGCCTGTGCCTGCGTACAGTGAATAAAATGTATCGGTTCACCGAGCCGGATTTGCGCTAAATGGAATAAATCGGCTTCAATCACCGTCGCAATTCGCGGGTAACCGCCGGTTGTCTGGGCATCCGCCAGCAGTACGATAGGGCGACCATTGTGCGGAACCTGCACCACGCCCGGCAGCAACCCATGCGATGGCAGCTCGCGCGGTTTGCTACCCGGCAATGCGGCGCGCTGTAGTTCAGCACCCAGCAAACGGTAACCCATACGGTTACTTTGCGGGCTCAGTTGCCAGGACGTTCGCCAGAACAGCTCCTGCATCTCTTCGCTGAATTCCTGATATTCCGGCCCCGGCAAGGCCCGCACGCGATTGCCGAACAGCAGTTGCTTGATACCAATTTCTCGCGTCAGTTCGCGAGTCGGCGTTCCCAGCGGAAGTTCATCGCCATCCCTCAGCAAGCGTCCGTCAAAGCCGCCAAAACCAGCTTTCAAATCGGTACTGCGCGACCCAAGCGCTTCCGGCACATCCACCCCGCCGGACAAGGCCAGATAGCTGCGCATTCCGTTACGCGGCATGCGCATTTTCAACGTTTGTCCCGGCTTCACGGCGAAACGCCAGCCGGTCCAGAGCGGCTTGCCATCGAGGTCAGCATGACAGTCCGCACCAGTCAGCGCCACCCAGCAGGCGGTGGTGAATGTTGCGCTAAACTTGCCCAGCGTAATTTCCAGCGCAGCAGCATTCTCCGCGTTGCCCACCAGCAGGTTGGCCATTGTCAGTGCAGGCAGATCGAGCGCGCCCGACTGGCTGATACCCAAACGGCGAAAGCCGACACGACCACCATCCTGCACCGAAGTATGCAAGCCGGCATGAATAACCTTCAGCATACGCCCTCCTTCTGTGGCAGAAACCGAACGTTATCGCCAGGTCGCAGCAGCGTTGGCGGCATCGTTTGTGGAGTAAACAGCTTCAACGACGTGCGGCCAATCAGCTGCCAGCCACCCGGCGTCGCCAGCGGATAAATCCCCGTCTGCGCGCCACCAATCCCGACCGATCCCGCCGGCACGCGCAGGCGTGGTTCGGCGCGACGCGGCATATGCAGCTTCTCGTTTAATCCACCGAGGTAGGCAAAGCCCGGCTGAAAGCCCAAAAAGTAAACCACATACTGCGCGGCAGCGTGTGCTTCCACAACCTGACTCACTGTCAGGCCACTGTGAGCGGCAACTTCCGCCAGATCTGGCCCCGCCTCTCCGCCATACACAACAGGAATGTCGATATCGCGTGGATCAAACACCAGCGATTCACTCTCTTCCCACCAGCGCTGCAAACGTTCAATCGCATCCAGCGCCACCTGCTGGGGATGCGCCAGCAGCACCGTCAGATTGTTCATGCCCGGAATCGCTTCCAGCACCTCTTCATGATGGTTCAGGCGCTCGGCCAGCCCCCATATCCGCTGCTGGCTCTCCAGCGACATTGGCGGTTCCAGTTCCAGAACGACAGCCCTCTCGCCCAGAAGATAACACCGTGCTCGTTGCAATCTTTCCTCCTGAATCGCGTTTTTTCCGTCATGATGAACATGGCTAAATGATTAGCGTTGCTTACTGATAAATTTTCTTCTCAACAGCGAAGCAACAACGATGCCAATATCGAAAATGTGACATCATTCCTGTGCGATACCAAGACTTTCAACCCATCACGCCGGGTTAGGAATATCAATAAATGTCACATCAAAACCATGTTGTGCCGCCAGCCATTCGCCCAATGCTTTGATGCCGCCGCGTTCGGTAGCATGGTGTCCGGCAGCAAAGAAGTGCAGTCCCATCTCGCGCGCGATATGAATCGTTTGTTCAGACACTTCACCGGTAATAAACGCATCGACCCCGAAGCGGGCCGCTTGTTCAATAAAACCCTGACCGCCGCCAGTACACCAGGCTACGCGCTGTATCTGTTGCGGTGCATTATCCCCACAATGCAGCACGCTACGCCCCAGCCGTTTTTCTACACGGCGGCAAAAAGCGTCTGCTGTCATGGGCTGTGCCAGTTCGCCATACGGCACCAGCGGTTCGATCGCGCCCTGCACCTGAATCTCCAGCAGCGCCGCCAGCTGTGCGTTATTCCCCAGTTCCGGGTGTGCATCCAGCGGCAGATGGTAGCCGTACAGGTTGATATCATTAAGCAACAGCGTTTTCAGTCGGTTACGCTTCATACCACAGACAATC
The nucleotide sequence above comes from Pectobacterium brasiliense. Encoded proteins:
- the pxpB gene encoding 5-oxoprolinase subunit PxpB — its product is MQRARCYLLGERAVVLELEPPMSLESQQRIWGLAERLNHHEEVLEAIPGMNNLTVLLAHPQQVALDAIERLQRWWEESESLVFDPRDIDIPVVYGGEAGPDLAEVAAHSGLTVSQVVEAHAAAQYVVYFLGFQPGFAYLGGLNEKLHMPRRAEPRLRVPAGSVGIGGAQTGIYPLATPGGWQLIGRTSLKLFTPQTMPPTLLRPGDNVRFLPQKEGVC
- a CDS encoding bleomycin resistance protein gives rise to the protein MRKMNTLIPEMIVSDLQKSLAFYCHVLGFQIEYDRPEDKFAFLSFHGSQLMLEQDYLIESPWRVEPLEPPFGRGMNLSIECPDVQVLAAAIERAGYTLRRPVDTCWYRDHEVYHGESNFLVQDPDGYLLRFTQSLGCKSSL
- a CDS encoding type 2 GTP cyclohydrolase I; amino-acid sequence: MRNVELERIINEKLSTATFQDYAPNGLQVEGRADVKRIVTGVTASQALLDAAVEKQADAILVHHGYFWKNEPQIVCGMKRNRLKTLLLNDINLYGYHLPLDAHPELGNNAQLAALLEIQVQGAIEPLVPYGELAQPMTADAFCRRVEKRLGRSVLHCGDNAPQQIQRVAWCTGGGQGFIEQAARFGVDAFITGEVSEQTIHIAREMGLHFFAAGHHATERGGIKALGEWLAAQHGFDVTFIDIPNPA
- the pxpA gene encoding 5-oxoprolinase subunit PxpA; translated protein: MIIDLNADLGEGSENDEALLKLVTSANIACGFHAGDAQTMRQSVRWGIGYGVALGAHPSFPDRENFGRKAMNVPAEIVFAQVVYQLGALSAIVAAEGGTLSHVKPHGMLYNQAACEPALADAIAKAVKVVNPALRLVGLAGSELIRAGQRLGLDTRQEVFADRCYLPDGSLVPRTQAGALINSDELALAQTLEMIQRQRVRAIDGSWVNVQADTVCIHGDGQHALLFARKLRHCFSQHQIAVAAA
- the nei gene encoding endonuclease VIII — translated: MPEGPEIRRAADKLVEAVVGKTLTRVWFAFPELKPYETELVGQQVRQIDTHGKALLTYFSNDRVLYSHNQLYGVWRVVNAGESPETKRDLRVRLETQDRAILLYSASDIEMLTPETLSTHPFLQRIGPDVLDLSLTPEQVCERLLLPRFRRRQFSGLLLDQAFLAGLGNYLRVEILWQAQLAPQHTAAQLNEEQLQTLSRALLEIPRLSYNTRGTVDEDRHHGAIFSFKVFHREGERCERCGGIIERTMLSSRPFYWCSHCQK
- the pcp gene encoding pyroglutamyl-peptidase I, with amino-acid sequence MKTVLITAFEPFEGEAINPSWEAVKVLHQREVGGARVVACRLSCVFDLSLEQLYRAIAEWQPEVVIAVGQAGGRADISVERVAININDARIADNRGNQPIDTPVVEKGPAAYFSTLPVKALVQALRAAGIPASVSQTAGTFVCNHVMYGLLHQLHQQGDVVRGGFVHIPYSPEQAARHPGEPSMPTPLVTAALEVMIKQSLVQQVDVAVTGGALH
- the pxpC gene encoding 5-oxoprolinase subunit PxpC, translated to MLKVIHAGLHTSVQDGGRVGFRRLGISQSGALDLPALTMANLLVGNAENAAALEITLGKFSATFTTACWVALTGADCHADLDGKPLWTGWRFAVKPGQTLKMRMPRNGMRSYLALSGGVDVPEALGSRSTDLKAGFGGFDGRLLRDGDELPLGTPTRELTREIGIKQLLFGNRVRALPGPEYQEFSEEMQELFWRTSWQLSPQSNRMGYRLLGAELQRAALPGSKPRELPSHGLLPGVVQVPHNGRPIVLLADAQTTGGYPRIATVIEADLFHLAQIRLGEPIHFIHCTQAQAQKAAEEQRRYLEQLAWRLHDY